The following are encoded in a window of Rhodopirellula islandica genomic DNA:
- a CDS encoding UbiA-like polyprenyltransferase codes for MAKLNDWLGLIRFSHTIFALPFAILAAFLAWATPLPTATTIPASPTLDSSGELPGAADALLYPHVRLRDILGILLCMVLARSAAMAFNRWVDRRIDAANPRTATRHIPAGVLSAPAVLAFTILCGLGFVAATLLFLPNRLPLFASLPVLLFLCGYSLAKRFTSSAHLWLGVALSLSPLCVWAAIRGEIVLQFPTDFWVPGWLAVAVAFWVAGFDIIYSCQDAAFDSAEGLHSVPSRRGVSGALRVAAASHVAMILALGLLAWTGGSSGLGGIFIVAVVLTAALVVYQHRLVSPNDLSRVNQAFFHTNAIVSLILMAAGVIDCVV; via the coding sequence ATGGCAAAACTCAATGACTGGCTGGGTCTGATCCGGTTTTCGCACACGATCTTTGCGCTGCCGTTTGCCATTCTGGCCGCGTTTCTGGCCTGGGCAACGCCGCTTCCCACAGCGACCACGATCCCAGCGTCGCCGACACTCGACTCTTCCGGTGAATTGCCCGGCGCCGCTGACGCACTGCTTTACCCCCACGTCCGGCTGCGAGACATCCTGGGGATTCTGCTGTGCATGGTCTTGGCTCGCAGTGCCGCGATGGCATTCAACCGCTGGGTCGATCGCCGGATCGATGCCGCCAATCCGCGGACCGCGACTCGGCACATTCCCGCGGGGGTGCTGTCCGCTCCAGCGGTGCTCGCGTTCACGATTCTGTGCGGGCTGGGCTTCGTCGCCGCGACGCTGTTGTTCCTGCCCAACCGTTTGCCGCTGTTTGCCTCGCTACCAGTGCTGCTGTTTTTGTGTGGTTACTCGCTCGCGAAGCGTTTCACCTCGTCAGCCCACCTCTGGTTGGGCGTCGCACTCAGCCTTTCCCCCCTCTGCGTTTGGGCTGCCATCCGAGGCGAAATCGTGCTCCAGTTCCCCACCGATTTTTGGGTCCCTGGCTGGTTGGCGGTCGCCGTTGCATTCTGGGTCGCGGGCTTTGACATCATCTATTCCTGCCAAGACGCCGCATTCGATTCCGCCGAAGGACTGCATAGCGTTCCATCGCGCCGCGGCGTTTCCGGGGCACTGCGGGTTGCGGCGGCTTCGCATGTCGCGATGATTCTGGCTCTGGGCCTGCTGGCCTGGACCGGCGGCTCGTCAGGGCTGGGCGGCATTTTCATCGTGGCGGTGGTGCTGACCGCGGCCTTGGTCGTCTACCAGCACCGATTGGTTTCCCCGAACGACCTGTCTCGTGTCAACCAAGCCTTTTTCCATACCAATGCCATCGTTAGTTTGATATTGATGGCCGCCGGAGTGATTGACTGCGTCGTTTAG
- the mqnE gene encoding aminofutalosine synthase MqnE, with amino-acid sequence MQANERDARFREIRDKVESEQRLSMEDGLFLYDPEVSIQQVGELANFVRERKNGNVGYYNINTHLNPTNVCVYRCRFCAFRKDLRDENGYAMTDEQILHRGAEATANGCTEMHIVGGLHHQRKYEWYRDIISMLKENYPKIHLKAWTAVEIDWFRFQTKKSFEWVLDDMRSAGLGSMPGGGAEIFHPEVRDQLCEHKANTPAWLEIHRTAHRIGLKTNCTMLYGHVEKAFHRIDHLMRLRELQDKTNGFQVFIPLAFHPDNTKLSDLKKPSGLMDLRTMAISRLMLDNVQHIKAYWIMLGIETAQTALAYGADDIDGTVRHELIYHDAGAKTPEFMSVDQIKDLIREAGRDPIERDTTYNRVIRDENDFTVWQSGESVDAQSELAGA; translated from the coding sequence ATGCAAGCCAACGAACGAGACGCCCGTTTTCGCGAAATTCGTGACAAGGTCGAATCTGAACAACGCCTGTCAATGGAAGACGGTTTGTTCCTGTACGATCCCGAGGTGTCGATTCAACAGGTCGGCGAATTGGCCAACTTCGTTCGCGAACGAAAGAACGGCAACGTTGGCTACTACAACATCAACACGCACCTCAACCCAACCAACGTGTGCGTGTACCGATGCCGCTTTTGTGCGTTCCGCAAAGACCTTCGCGACGAGAATGGCTATGCGATGACCGACGAGCAGATCCTGCATCGAGGTGCCGAAGCGACGGCCAACGGTTGCACCGAAATGCACATTGTCGGTGGACTGCACCACCAACGAAAATACGAGTGGTATCGCGACATCATCTCGATGCTGAAAGAGAACTACCCCAAGATTCACTTGAAAGCCTGGACCGCCGTTGAAATCGATTGGTTCCGATTCCAAACCAAGAAGTCATTCGAGTGGGTCTTGGACGACATGCGTTCCGCGGGTCTGGGCAGCATGCCTGGCGGCGGAGCTGAGATCTTCCACCCCGAGGTTCGCGACCAACTTTGCGAACACAAAGCCAACACACCGGCATGGTTGGAAATTCACCGGACTGCCCATCGGATTGGCCTGAAGACCAACTGCACGATGCTTTATGGCCACGTGGAAAAAGCCTTCCACCGCATCGATCACTTGATGCGTTTGCGAGAACTGCAGGACAAAACCAACGGGTTCCAAGTCTTCATCCCGTTGGCATTCCACCCCGACAACACGAAGCTCTCGGACCTGAAGAAGCCATCGGGCCTGATGGACCTTCGAACCATGGCGATCAGCCGCCTGATGCTGGACAACGTCCAGCACATCAAGGCCTACTGGATCATGCTCGGAATTGAAACGGCGCAGACCGCGTTGGCTTACGGTGCGGACGACATCGACGGAACCGTCCGGCATGAGTTGATTTATCACGACGCCGGTGCCAAGACTCCCGAGTTCATGTCCGTCGACCAAATCAAAGACCTGATTCGCGAAGCCGGCCGGGATCCGATTGAACGCGACACGACCTACAACCGCGTGATCCGAGACGAAAACGATTTCACCGTCTGGCAATCCGGCGAAAGCGTCGACGCCCAATCGGAACTGGCCGGCGCCTGA
- the dapA gene encoding 4-hydroxy-tetrahydrodipicolinate synthase: MSPRKGSDFAGLSTAIVTPFRDGQVDEKRLAEQIDFQIDAGVTCIVPCGTTGESPTLTHEEHERVISLTIQHVAGRVKVMAGTGSNSTAEALRLTRRAAAEGADATLQVAPYYNKPTQEGMFQHFRAVAESVDIPVCVYNIPGRSAKNIEVDTIVRLAELPGITMVKEATGSLDQCTAILGATNLTVLSGDDSLTLPMMSVGAEGVISVAANLVPSVMLEMVQTAAAGDYTKAAELHHRLYSLCSKMLGLATNPIPVKAAMQMVGRDTGEMRLPMVPLDDADRATLQETLMKFGMESEIVGQLQTSGA, encoded by the coding sequence ATGTCTCCTAGAAAAGGCAGCGATTTCGCTGGTCTGTCTACCGCCATTGTGACCCCCTTTCGCGATGGACAAGTCGACGAGAAACGTTTGGCTGAACAAATCGATTTTCAAATCGATGCTGGCGTGACTTGCATCGTGCCGTGCGGAACGACGGGTGAGTCACCCACGTTGACCCACGAAGAACACGAACGCGTGATCTCATTGACGATCCAGCATGTGGCGGGGCGTGTGAAGGTCATGGCTGGCACGGGCAGCAACAGCACTGCTGAAGCACTGCGTTTGACTCGTCGTGCCGCCGCCGAAGGCGCTGATGCAACGTTGCAGGTGGCACCTTATTACAACAAGCCAACGCAAGAAGGCATGTTCCAGCACTTCCGTGCTGTTGCAGAATCCGTCGACATTCCAGTTTGCGTCTACAATATTCCTGGCCGCTCGGCAAAGAACATCGAAGTCGACACGATTGTGCGATTGGCAGAGTTGCCAGGGATCACGATGGTCAAAGAAGCGACCGGTTCTTTGGATCAATGCACGGCGATTTTGGGCGCGACGAACCTGACCGTGTTGTCGGGTGACGATTCGTTGACCTTGCCAATGATGAGCGTGGGTGCCGAAGGCGTGATTTCAGTTGCTGCCAACTTGGTTCCCTCCGTGATGTTGGAAATGGTTCAAACCGCAGCAGCGGGTGATTACACCAAAGCGGCGGAACTGCATCATCGTTTGTATTCGTTGTGCAGCAAAATGTTGGGGCTTGCGACCAACCCAATCCCTGTCAAAGCTGCGATGCAAATGGTCGGTCGCGACACCGGCGAGATGCGTTTGCCGATGGTGCCATTGGACGATGCAGACCGAGCGACCCTGCAAGAGACGTTGATGAAGTTTGGCATGGAGTCAGAAATCGTCGGGCAATTGCAAACCAGCGGTGCGTGA
- a CDS encoding response regulator, whose protein sequence is MSKRLLIVDDHEVSRLGTLSALEGTGIEVVAQADKAADALEIVSSTPLDAVLLDIRMEGGDGLNTLGRIKLDHPDLPILLFSGYDNPTYVARAVALGACGYILKTAPVERLIEALNLAFDGQQSWTREELRRVTGALATPRMNQDIDVPLTQRESEVLRQMALGLTNKEIAKMLGISYETVKEHVQHILRKLGVSDRTQAAVWAVRKNLV, encoded by the coding sequence ATGTCAAAACGCTTACTGATTGTCGACGACCACGAAGTCTCCCGGCTGGGGACTCTCTCCGCCCTCGAAGGGACTGGGATCGAAGTGGTTGCGCAAGCCGACAAGGCTGCCGACGCTCTTGAGATCGTCTCCAGCACCCCCCTCGATGCCGTGTTGCTTGACATCCGGATGGAGGGCGGTGACGGTTTGAACACGCTTGGCCGTATCAAGCTCGATCACCCTGACCTGCCGATCCTGTTGTTCTCGGGCTATGACAACCCAACCTACGTCGCGCGTGCAGTTGCTCTCGGCGCTTGTGGTTACATCCTGAAGACGGCCCCCGTCGAACGATTGATCGAAGCCTTGAACTTGGCTTTCGACGGTCAGCAATCTTGGACACGCGAAGAGCTTCGCCGCGTCACAGGTGCCTTGGCGACTCCTCGCATGAACCAAGACATCGACGTGCCATTGACTCAGCGCGAGAGCGAAGTGCTGCGTCAAATGGCGTTGGGGCTGACGAACAAAGAGATCGCCAAGATGTTGGGCATCAGCTACGAAACCGTCAAAGAGCACGTGCAGCACATCCTGCGTAAGCTCGGCGTTTCGGACCGAACCCAAGCCGCCGTATGGGCCGTTCGTAAGAACTTGGTCTGA